The following proteins are encoded in a genomic region of Rattus rattus isolate New Zealand chromosome 2, Rrattus_CSIRO_v1, whole genome shotgun sequence:
- the Anxa1 gene encoding annexin A1, producing the protein MSMVSEFLKQACYIEKQEQEYVQAVKSYKGGPGSAVSPYPSFNPSSDVAALHKAIMVKGVDEATIIDILTKRTNAQRQQIKAAYLQETGKPLDETLKKALTGHLEEVVLAMLKTPAQFDADELRAAMKGLGTDEDTLIEILTTRSNQQIREINRVYREELKRDLAKDITSDTSGDFRNALLALAKGDRCEDMSVNQDLADTDARALYEAGERRKGTDVNVFNTILTTRSYPHLRKVFQNYRKYSQHDMNKALDLELKGDIEKCLTTIVKCATSTPAFFAEKLYEAMKGAGTRHKTLIRIMVSRSEIDMNEIKVFYQKKYGISLCQAILDETKGDYEKILVALCGGN; encoded by the exons atgtcaATGGTGTCAGAATTCCTCAAGCAGGCCTGCTATATTGAAAAGCAAGAGCAGGAATATGTT CAAGCTGTAAAATCATACAAAGGTGGTCCTGGATCAGCAGTGAGCCCCTACCCTTCCTTCAACCCGTCCTCGGATGTTGCTGCCTTGCACAAAGCTATCATGGTTAAAG GTGTGGATGAGGCAACCATCATTGACATTCTTACCAAGAGAACCAATGCTCAGCGCCAGCAGATCAAGGCAGCATACCTACAGGAGACTGGGAAG CCCCTGGATGAAACCTTGAAAAAAGCCCTTACAGGCCACCTGGAGGAGGTTGTTTTGGCTATGCTCAAGACCCCAGCTCAGTTTGATGCAGATGAACTCCGTGCTGCCATGAAG gGACTTGGAACAGATGAGGACACTCTCATTGAGATTTTGACAACAAGATCTAACCAGCAAATCAGAGAGATTAATAGAGTCTACAGAGAAG agCTGAAAAGAGATCTGGCCAAAGACATCACTTCAGACACATCTGGAGACTTTCGTAATGCCTTGCTTGCTCTCGCCAAG GGTGATCGCTGTGAGGATATGAGTGTGAATCAAGATCTGGCTGATACAGATGCCAGG GCTTTGTATGaagctggagaaaggagaaaggggacagaCGTGAATGTGTTCAATACAATTTTGACCACAAGAAGCTATCCTCATCTTCGGAAAG TGTTTCAGAATTATAGAAAGTACAGTCAACATGACATGaacaaagccctggatctggaactGAAGGGTGACATTGAGAAGTGCCTCACAACCATTG TGAAGTGTGCCACCAGCACTCCAGCTTTCTTTGCTGAGAAACTGTATGAAGCCATGAAG GGTGCTGGAACTCGCCATAAGACATTGATCAGGATTATGGTCTCCCGTTCTGAAATCGACATGAATGAAATCAAAGTATTTTACCAGAAGAAGTACGGAATCTCTCTCTGCCAAGCCATCCTG GATGAAACTAAAGGAGACTATGAAAAAATCCTGGTGGCTCTGTGTGGAGGAAACTAA